In one window of Pirellulales bacterium DNA:
- a CDS encoding SUMF1/EgtB/PvdO family nonheme iron enzyme — translation HRRYRLPTEAEWEYACRAGKSEAYRWSARRTPDDKSGEAAGIEPALAVAKVGSYPANAFGLHDMRGNVWEWCGDWFDRTYYGRSPLDDPQGPDRGYLKVVRGGDWIFVGELCRINYPIMSPWQKSPFVGFRVVCEVGE, via the coding sequence CATCGGCGCTACCGATTGCCGACCGAGGCCGAGTGGGAATACGCCTGCCGGGCCGGCAAGAGCGAGGCGTATCGCTGGAGCGCGCGGCGCACGCCGGACGACAAGTCGGGCGAAGCGGCGGGCATCGAGCCGGCGCTCGCCGTGGCCAAAGTCGGGAGCTATCCGGCCAATGCGTTTGGGCTTCACGACATGCGGGGCAACGTATGGGAGTGGTGCGGCGACTGGTTCGACCGCACGTATTACGGCCGTTCGCCGCTGGACGATCCGCAGGGACCCGACCGGGGCTACCTCAAGGTCGTGCGCGGCGGCGACTGGATTTTCGTGGGCGAGCTTTGCCGCATCAACTACCCCATCATGTCTCCCTGGCAAAAAAGCCCGTTTGTGGGTTTCCGCGTCGTGTGCGAGGTGGGAGAATAG
- a CDS encoding CPBP family intramembrane glutamic endopeptidase: MQTNDPTATPAARAAQFAAMCFALALPTIGTLAYFVLLSGSPITRAVYVVSKVVQFAFPIAWVVLFERRKIAVVRPSLSGLGAGAVLGMLAVAAMFGLYYGYLRTAPVMADAPRAIAHQMSDFGVASLGGFLVLAGFICLVHSLAEEYYWRWFVFGQLRESLPLAAAIAISSLGFMAHHVLVVGKFLSGYGPFTWFFSLCVATGGALWAWLYHRTGTLYGAWLSHFLVDACLMWVGYDLWSRTSAGGF; encoded by the coding sequence ATGCAGACCAACGATCCGACAGCAACGCCCGCAGCACGAGCGGCCCAGTTCGCGGCAATGTGCTTCGCACTGGCGCTGCCGACCATCGGCACGCTGGCCTACTTCGTGCTTCTCTCCGGCAGCCCGATCACCCGCGCGGTCTATGTGGTCAGCAAAGTGGTGCAGTTCGCCTTTCCCATCGCCTGGGTCGTGCTGTTCGAGCGGCGGAAGATTGCCGTCGTACGACCCTCGCTTTCGGGACTCGGCGCCGGGGCCGTGCTGGGCATGTTGGCGGTCGCGGCCATGTTTGGGCTGTACTATGGTTACTTGCGGACGGCTCCCGTGATGGCCGACGCGCCGCGGGCCATTGCCCATCAAATGAGCGACTTCGGCGTCGCCTCGCTCGGCGGCTTTCTCGTCTTGGCCGGTTTTATCTGCCTGGTCCATTCGTTGGCCGAGGAATACTACTGGCGGTGGTTCGTGTTCGGGCAGCTTCGCGAGAGCCTGCCGCTGGCGGCGGCCATCGCCATTTCCAGCCTCGGCTTCATGGCCCATCACGTGCTGGTGGTGGGCAAGTTCCTGTCGGGCTATGGCCCGTTCACCTGGTTTTTCTCGCTCTGCGTGGCGACGGGCGGGGCGCTTTGGGCCTGGCTCTATCACCGCACGGGCACGCTCTACGGCGCCTGGCTCAGCCACTTTCTGGTCGACGCCTGCCTGATGTGGGTCGGCTACGATCTGTGGAGCCGCACGTCCGCGGGTGGTTTCTGA
- a CDS encoding thioesterase family protein yields the protein MHPTNLAAPLADWPIVILLPVEWGNHDALQHVNNIIYFRWCESARIEYLEELGLWGMIEKDRVGPILAAIGCNYRRPVTYPDQIQVGARITRLGRTSFTMEHLIYSEAQQEVVADASSTAVVFDYRSQSPIPIPDAMRRKIEQMEGKSLSSDVTRAP from the coding sequence ATGCACCCCACCAACCTTGCCGCGCCTCTGGCCGACTGGCCGATCGTCATCCTCTTGCCGGTCGAATGGGGCAACCACGATGCGCTGCAGCACGTGAACAACATCATCTATTTCCGCTGGTGCGAATCGGCCAGGATCGAATATCTGGAAGAACTTGGGCTGTGGGGCATGATCGAGAAGGACCGGGTTGGCCCGATCCTGGCGGCGATCGGGTGCAACTACCGCCGGCCCGTGACCTATCCTGATCAGATCCAGGTGGGGGCACGCATTACCAGGCTGGGGCGCACGAGCTTTACGATGGAACATCTGATCTACAGCGAGGCCCAACAGGAAGTCGTAGCCGACGCGAGTTCCACCGCGGTCGTGTTCGACTACCGCAGTCAGTCGCCGATTCCCATTCCCGACGCCATGCGCCGCAAGATCGAACAGATGGAAGGCAAATCGCTGTCGTCTGACGTCACGCGTGCTCCTTGA
- a CDS encoding TIGR03118 family protein — MTAWRDAQRTRVRRCLLRRRAGQRMPETLEPRWLLTGGFLPLNLVSDQANTALIQDANLVNPWGMALGSSGGNLWVADQGTGVATQYDGAVGGSAFVANSLVVTVPGGAETGVVTNGTSDFSVQSGISSGPASFLFAATGGQISGWNTDVPPPAPSTQAQLAAATSGAVYTGLALGNNGGQNFLYAAEFHDDRIDVFNATFQPVMPSGGFNDPNLPAGFAPYNVVNIGGQLYVSYAQQDAGGQNAVAGAGDGYVDVFNQNGVLQKELIAGQPLNAPWGMALAPSNFGDFGNDLLVANNGDGLIHAFDPQSGTLVGTLTLPSGSPLTIDGLRGLSFGNGNTVGNPNELFFSAGSDGGQHGLLGALVSAQGVSMAAQGTAVDATTGVSFNGTLAVFSDAQSFPLGSFMATINWGDGTSASGTVTSLTAGGFAVSGSHSYMFGGPKNISIQIRDPVGNTANAGAVASVASPGLSMTGLTIVPTEGAAFSGPVATFTDGDGNTSTAAYTATIVWGNGTTAAGTVSFGGGKFSVLGTQTYADEASEAVSVIVRDFDGASATVAGKANVADAPLTGTQASIAATLGATFSGSVASFTDANPNATTSDFTATIDWGDGTSSAGIVSAAAGPGAPGFNVVGSHTYAQAGSMTATVTINDVGGSQAAIDDPASVVDIDVLGATLASIAPTEGTPVIGTIATVVDSNLATTAGELAATIVWGDGTTTLGTITGAAGAFVVFDAHTYVGEGRFPFSVTVDHVGGTAIATDQTTITVADTGTLSVSGAAFTATEGETYSGEVATVSDTYAAPAADFTATIAWGDGTVSTASVSGPNGHFTLSGTHVYLEAGTYSPVVSIADLPPGSISETATLTTAVADAPIAATAATLHSTEGQAVSGTVATFDDASAFGAAGDFQATIDWGDGATTTGTVSGSPGTPGFAVAGTHTYTIGGTYAAMVTIDDTGGSTATATSSVHVADDPLTAAGVTIAGGEGQTFTGPVATFADTNPGGGDVADYSATIDWGDGGTTQASIAGSAGHYTVSGSHAFVDVSDAVVVAIHDLGGASATATSGATVADANTLTPLGPGQGSTLSATEGQTLSGLLATFADSYSGNPASDFSASVDWGDGQTTTADVTGQAGTFTVSGSHVYAEAGNDTAHVTLRHIAPGTANATADTAIDVADATLSASGATLSLTEGGTFAGSVASFNDANKLSAAADFTATIEWGDGTSATAGTLSQVAAGSFVVTGSHVYADDANNLPIIVVISDRGGNAATAAGAATVADAPLTAADATIATTEGQNFSGAVATFTDANLNATTADFTATVDWGDGTSASAGTISQVAAGSFVVMGSHTYTEAAANVPITVTIDDRGGSTATADSQANAGDALLTAHAATFTATESVTFAGAVATFSDANPNATTADFTATIHWGDGSAPATGTVHAAAGGFVVSGSHLYAEEAARQVSVTLRDVAGSSATATSTADVVDAPLTPGLPLTIATTEGALFSGTVGTFTDLNVGAPLHDFTATIGWGDGGASLGTVLAAPGGAYVVSGSHTYTAPAAGLQIRIQVNDIGGGGTIVPASVHVASTHFVASGATIAAFEGAAFSGIVATCDDSSTNPADYSALVEWGDGTTSAGTVAPAVGGGFAIGATHTFQQAGTTHFTVVVTNVALDRLTVVSQANVADPPLTPQGITIAATEGTAFSGPVATFAQSGGAVADYSATILWGDGQASTGTVTTAAGGEFVVLGSHLYSEETQGAAVTVAVKNVGGAQGTAASTANVADAPLALSPLGVQVPSGGAADPLVLATLTDGGGEPAADYSATIDWGDDTSLTGGTLLVSGTTLQIAGSHDYALPGSYQVVVTVHDDGGSTASATATATVAPTANQLFIEAAYRDVLERPVDSSGLLYWSNQLAAGQPRSAVADAIDHSAEYFGLIIIAPAYERYLNRAADPGGLAYWTDQMQNHGLTDERLEAGFIGSAEFYARAGGTDQAWIDAMYRDLLGRPADASGQSFWLAELAAGADRADIAYGFAAGAERETQRITDDFMRYLGRQPDQAGLEFWLGQFAAGVTNESLITGFVASDEYFKEHA; from the coding sequence ATGACTGCCTGGCGAGATGCACAGCGCACGCGCGTTCGACGGTGTCTGCTGCGCCGCCGCGCCGGGCAACGCATGCCCGAAACGCTTGAGCCGCGCTGGCTGCTCACCGGCGGCTTCCTGCCCTTGAACTTGGTCAGCGATCAGGCCAACACCGCACTCATCCAAGACGCGAACCTGGTCAACCCCTGGGGTATGGCGCTGGGCAGCAGCGGGGGCAACCTGTGGGTCGCCGACCAGGGCACGGGCGTCGCCACCCAGTACGACGGCGCCGTGGGCGGATCGGCTTTTGTGGCCAACTCGCTGGTGGTCACCGTTCCCGGAGGAGCCGAAACCGGGGTCGTCACCAATGGCACCAGCGACTTCAGCGTGCAATCGGGAATATCGAGCGGGCCGGCCTCGTTTCTGTTCGCCGCCACCGGCGGACAAATCAGCGGCTGGAACACGGACGTGCCGCCGCCCGCTCCCTCGACGCAGGCCCAGCTTGCGGCCGCCACCAGCGGCGCCGTTTATACCGGCCTGGCCCTGGGCAACAACGGCGGGCAAAACTTCCTCTACGCCGCCGAATTTCACGACGACCGCATCGACGTCTTCAACGCCACGTTTCAGCCGGTCATGCCATCGGGCGGATTCAACGATCCCAACCTGCCCGCCGGATTCGCGCCCTACAACGTCGTCAACATCGGCGGCCAACTCTACGTCAGTTATGCCCAACAAGACGCCGGCGGACAGAACGCCGTGGCCGGAGCGGGTGACGGCTACGTCGACGTCTTCAATCAAAACGGCGTGTTGCAAAAAGAGCTGATCGCGGGCCAGCCGCTCAACGCGCCCTGGGGCATGGCGCTGGCGCCCTCGAACTTCGGCGATTTCGGCAACGACCTGCTCGTGGCCAACAACGGCGACGGACTGATCCATGCCTTCGATCCGCAGTCGGGAACGTTGGTGGGAACGCTCACGCTGCCGTCCGGCTCGCCGCTGACCATCGACGGTCTGCGCGGTCTCAGTTTCGGCAATGGAAATACCGTAGGCAATCCGAACGAGTTGTTCTTCTCCGCGGGAAGCGACGGCGGCCAGCATGGCCTGCTGGGCGCGTTGGTGAGCGCCCAAGGAGTCAGCATGGCCGCGCAGGGGACGGCCGTCGATGCCACCACGGGCGTCTCCTTCAACGGCACGCTGGCCGTTTTTTCCGACGCGCAAAGCTTCCCGCTCGGCAGCTTCATGGCCACGATCAACTGGGGCGACGGAACCAGCGCGTCGGGCACGGTCACCTCGCTTACGGCCGGCGGCTTTGCCGTCAGCGGCAGCCACTCCTACATGTTTGGCGGCCCGAAAAACATCTCCATCCAGATCCGCGACCCGGTGGGAAACACCGCCAACGCCGGCGCCGTGGCGAGCGTGGCCTCGCCCGGCCTATCGATGACCGGCTTGACGATCGTGCCCACCGAAGGCGCCGCCTTCAGCGGCCCCGTCGCGACCTTCACCGACGGCGACGGCAACACATCGACCGCCGCCTACACGGCCACGATCGTCTGGGGCAACGGCACGACCGCCGCGGGCACGGTTTCTTTCGGCGGCGGCAAGTTCTCGGTGCTCGGCACGCAAACATACGCCGACGAAGCAAGCGAGGCGGTGAGCGTCATCGTCCGCGACTTCGACGGCGCGAGTGCCACCGTCGCCGGCAAGGCGAACGTGGCCGATGCGCCGTTGACCGGCACGCAAGCGAGCATCGCAGCCACGCTGGGCGCGACGTTCAGCGGCAGCGTGGCATCGTTTACCGACGCCAATCCGAACGCCACTACCAGCGACTTCACGGCCACGATCGACTGGGGCGATGGAACGTCGTCGGCCGGCATCGTGTCGGCCGCGGCTGGTCCCGGCGCGCCGGGGTTCAATGTGGTCGGCAGCCACACTTACGCGCAGGCCGGCTCGATGACCGCCACCGTCACAATCAATGACGTCGGCGGCAGCCAGGCCGCGATCGACGACCCGGCCAGCGTGGTCGATATCGACGTGCTCGGCGCGACGCTGGCGAGCATCGCGCCCACCGAAGGCACCCCGGTCATAGGAACCATCGCCACGGTCGTGGATAGCAATCTCGCCACGACGGCCGGCGAGCTGGCGGCCACAATCGTTTGGGGCGACGGAACCACGACCCTAGGCACCATCACGGGGGCGGCCGGCGCGTTCGTGGTTTTCGATGCCCATACGTATGTCGGCGAAGGCCGTTTTCCGTTCAGCGTCACGGTCGATCACGTGGGCGGCACGGCCATCGCCACGGACCAAACCACGATTACCGTGGCCGACACCGGCACGCTTTCCGTCAGCGGCGCGGCCTTCACCGCGACCGAAGGCGAAACCTATAGCGGCGAGGTGGCCACCGTCAGCGATACCTACGCCGCGCCGGCCGCCGACTTCACGGCCACGATCGCTTGGGGCGACGGCACGGTCAGCACCGCCTCCGTCAGCGGACCCAACGGACACTTTACGTTGAGCGGCACGCACGTCTACCTCGAAGCGGGAACGTATTCGCCCGTGGTTTCGATCGCGGATCTTCCGCCCGGCAGCATCTCGGAAACGGCCACGCTGACGACCGCGGTCGCCGACGCGCCGATCGCCGCGACCGCCGCAACGTTGCACTCGACCGAGGGCCAGGCGGTTTCCGGCACCGTCGCCACCTTCGACGATGCGAGCGCCTTCGGCGCCGCGGGCGACTTCCAAGCCACGATCGACTGGGGCGACGGCGCGACCACGACCGGTACGGTATCGGGCAGTCCCGGCACGCCGGGGTTCGCCGTGGCCGGCACGCACACCTATACGATCGGCGGAACCTACGCGGCGATGGTCACCATCGACGACACCGGCGGCAGCACGGCCACCGCGACTTCGAGCGTACACGTGGCCGACGATCCGTTGACCGCGGCGGGCGTGACGATCGCCGGCGGCGAGGGTCAGACGTTCACCGGTCCGGTGGCCACGTTTGCCGACACCAATCCCGGCGGCGGCGACGTGGCGGACTATTCGGCCACGATCGACTGGGGCGACGGCGGCACCACCCAGGCTTCGATCGCCGGCTCGGCCGGTCACTACACGGTAAGCGGCAGCCATGCGTTCGTCGATGTAAGCGATGCCGTGGTCGTCGCCATCCACGACCTCGGCGGGGCCTCGGCCACGGCGACCAGCGGCGCCACGGTGGCCGACGCCAACACGTTGACGCCGCTGGGACCTGGTCAGGGCTCGACCCTTTCGGCCACCGAGGGCCAAACGCTGAGCGGCTTGCTGGCAACCTTTGCCGACAGCTATTCCGGCAATCCGGCCAGCGATTTTTCGGCGTCGGTCGATTGGGGCGACGGGCAAACGACGACCGCCGACGTCACCGGCCAGGCTGGCACGTTCACGGTGAGCGGCAGCCATGTTTATGCCGAGGCGGGAAATGACACGGCCCACGTCACGTTGCGTCACATCGCCCCAGGCACCGCCAACGCGACCGCCGACACGGCGATCGACGTCGCCGACGCGACGCTGTCGGCCAGCGGCGCCACTTTGTCGCTGACCGAAGGCGGCACGTTCGCCGGAAGCGTGGCTTCGTTCAACGACGCGAACAAGCTGAGCGCGGCCGCCGATTTCACGGCCACCATCGAGTGGGGTGACGGCACGTCGGCCACGGCAGGCACCCTCTCGCAAGTCGCCGCCGGCAGTTTCGTCGTGACCGGCAGCCACGTCTATGCCGACGATGCGAACAATTTGCCCATCATCGTTGTGATCAGCGACCGAGGCGGCAACGCGGCCACCGCCGCGGGCGCGGCCACGGTTGCCGACGCGCCTTTGACGGCGGCCGACGCGACGATCGCCACCACGGAAGGGCAGAACTTTAGCGGCGCGGTGGCGACTTTCACCGATGCAAACCTCAATGCCACCACCGCCGACTTTACCGCGACCGTCGATTGGGGCGACGGCACATCGGCCTCGGCAGGCACGATTTCGCAGGTCGCCGCCGGCAGTTTCGTCGTGATGGGCAGCCACACCTATACCGAAGCGGCGGCGAACGTACCCATAACCGTGACCATCGACGATCGCGGTGGCAGCACCGCCACCGCTGATTCGCAAGCCAACGCCGGCGACGCCTTGCTCACCGCCCACGCCGCGACCTTCACCGCGACCGAGAGCGTCACCTTCGCCGGCGCGGTGGCCACGTTCAGCGATGCCAATCCCAATGCCACGACCGCCGACTTCACGGCCACCATCCATTGGGGCGACGGCAGCGCGCCGGCGACGGGCACCGTTCATGCCGCCGCGGGAGGCTTCGTCGTCAGCGGCAGCCACCTCTATGCCGAGGAAGCTGCCCGGCAAGTGAGCGTGACCCTCCGCGACGTCGCCGGCAGCAGCGCCACCGCCACCAGCACGGCCGACGTGGTCGATGCGCCGCTGACGCCCGGACTTCCGCTGACGATTGCGACCACCGAGGGCGCGCTGTTCAGCGGCACGGTAGGCACGTTCACCGACTTGAATGTGGGTGCCCCGCTGCATGATTTCACGGCCACGATCGGCTGGGGCGACGGCGGAGCGAGCCTGGGCACCGTTCTTGCGGCGCCCGGCGGCGCCTATGTGGTCAGCGGCTCGCACACCTACACCGCGCCGGCGGCTGGCTTGCAGATCAGGATCCAAGTCAACGACATTGGCGGCGGCGGCACGATCGTGCCTGCTTCGGTCCACGTCGCCAGCACGCACTTTGTGGCCTCCGGGGCGACCATCGCCGCCTTCGAAGGCGCGGCCTTCAGTGGTATTGTGGCCACCTGCGACGATTCGAGCACCAACCCCGCAGATTATTCCGCCCTGGTCGAGTGGGGCGACGGCACGACCAGCGCCGGTACGGTGGCACCCGCGGTCGGCGGTGGATTTGCGATCGGCGCCACGCACACGTTCCAGCAGGCCGGCACGACGCACTTTACGGTCGTCGTCACCAATGTCGCCCTCGATCGACTGACCGTCGTCAGTCAGGCCAATGTGGCCGACCCGCCGCTCACTCCGCAGGGCATCACCATCGCCGCGACCGAAGGGACTGCCTTCAGCGGCCCGGTTGCCACCTTTGCCCAATCCGGAGGCGCCGTCGCGGACTACTCGGCCACTATCTTGTGGGGCGACGGCCAAGCGTCGACGGGCACCGTCACCACGGCGGCCGGCGGCGAATTCGTCGTGCTCGGCTCCCATCTCTACAGCGAGGAAACGCAAGGGGCGGCCGTGACGGTGGCCGTCAAGAACGTCGGCGGGGCACAAGGCACCGCCGCCAGCACGGCCAACGTCGCCGACGCTCCGCTCGCGCTGTCGCCGCTCGGCGTCCAAGTGCCCTCCGGCGGCGCGGCCGACCCTCTCGTGCTCGCCACCCTGACCGATGGCGGCGGGGAACCAGCCGCCGACTATTCCGCCACGATCGACTGGGGTGACGACACGAGCTTGACGGGCGGCACGCTGCTCGTGTCGGGCACGACGCTGCAAATCGCCGGCAGCCATGACTACGCGCTACCGGGCAGCTACCAGGTCGTCGTGACGGTGCATGACGACGGAGGCAGCACCGCCAGCGCGACGGCCACGGCCACGGTGGCGCCGACGGCCAATCAGCTTTTCATTGAAGCGGCCTATCGGGATGTGTTGGAGCGGCCCGTCGATTCGTCGGGGTTGCTCTATTGGAGCAATCAGCTTGCCGCCGGGCAGCCCCGCTCGGCGGTCGCCGATGCCATCGACCACAGCGCCGAGTATTTCGGGCTGATCATCATCGCGCCGGCCTACGAGCGCTATCTGAACCGTGCCGCCGATCCGGGCGGGTTGGCCTACTGGACCGACCAGATGCAGAATCACGGTTTGACCGACGAACGGCTGGAAGCCGGCTTTATCGGATCCGCCGAGTTCTACGCGCGCGCCGGCGGAACCGATCAGGCGTGGATCGACGCCATGTATCGGGACCTGCTCGGGCGACCTGCGGATGCATCCGGCCAAAGCTTCTGGCTGGCTGAACTTGCCGCCGGCGCTGACCGGGCCGACATTGCCTATGGCTTTGCGGCCGGCGCGGAACGCGAAACGCAACGCATCACCGATGATTTCATGCGCTACCTCGGCCGCCAGCCGGATCAAGCGGGGTTGGAGTTTTGGCTGGGACAGTTTGCCGCCGGGGTCACGAATGAAAGTCTCATCACCGGTTTCGTCGCCAGCGACGAGTATTTCAAGGAGCACGCGTGA